CGGGCCAGGGTGTCGCCGATGATCGAGTTCCTGATGTGGCCGACATGGAGGGGGCCGTTCGGGTTCGCGCTCGTGTGCTCCAGGATCACCTTCCCGGCATGTGCCGGGAGCTTCCCGTAGCCGGGTTCCAGGGCCTCCCTGACCGCGTCCTGCACGTACGCGGCGCTCACGTGGAAGTTGATGTACGGGCCCTTCGTCTCGACCGTGATCCCTGCGTCGGCAAGACGCCCGGTGAGCTCTGCCGCAAGCTCGGTCGCGATGACCATCGGGGACTTTCTCAGTTTCTTCGCGAGGGAGAAGGCGACGGTGGTCGCATAGTCCGCGTGCTCGCCTCCGTCCGTGAGTTCGACTGTCTCTTCTCCGGTGCACGCCCGGAGCGCCTCTTCTATCTGCCGGTAAGTTTCAAGGAACATTCAGTATCCCGTCCTGTATCTGAGGATCGCCGCAATCCCGCCGAAGGCGGAGTAGAGCATCGAACCCTCTTCGAAGTCGTCTGAGATGATCTCGACCTTCGCACTGCTCTGGTCGGCGAGGGTCGTCATCTCCTCGATGATGTCGACTTCCTCCTCGATCTGGAGGGGGGAACTGCACTTCGGGCAGTTCCCGAGGTCGATATCCTTTGTCGTCTTGCCGGGCTCGGTCTTCACCGTCTTCTCCTCGCAGTAGCCGCAGTTCCCGCACCTGATCTTCAGGCGGGACTCGCGCAGCCTGTCGGAGAGGATCAGGACCGCGACGGCGCCGTCTTCGAGGTTCTTTCGCACGCTCTCCTCGCCGTAGGCGGCGACGCCGTCGTCCTTGACAAGTTCTTTCAGGAAGCGGTTCATCACTTCCTTCTCCTTGACGACCTCGACGCCCTTCAGGGCGTCCTGTGCGTTGTCGACGAGTTCGGCAAGGCCGCTCTCGTTCGTGTACGCGACGTCGAAGAGGCCGAGGACACGCTTCTGGACCTCGTGGTGGAGGAACCCGCCCTCGTTGAACTCCTCTTTCGTCGGCGACGGCCCGCCGATCAGGAGGCCCTGGAAACGGTTGAAGTAGTCCTTCTCGGCAAGGAAGGTGTCGCTCGCATGGTCGCCGACCTTCTTGTAGAACTCGTTGATGGCGATGAGACGCAGACGCTGGAATCGCACCGACGACTGACCGCCTTTACGCTGCTTGCCCGGCACCATCGAGGTGGACCCTCCGATGGGCTCGATCCTGTTGCCCCGCAGGAAGCCCCAGTACGCCTCTCGCCTGTCGATGACCAGAAGTCCGTAGACCTGCTTCTCTTCGAGCATCTGCTTGAGGGGTTCGAGCTCGAAGTTCGAGGAGCAGCGGTACATGTACAGGTTGATGGGCTCGGGCGGGTGGACGATCTCGCACTGGAGGTCGGTGCGGTCGCCGACCGTGCTGACCGTCCCGCAGAAAACGGCCATGCCTTTTTCCGGCGGCCTCTTGAAGTATTTGAGCCGGGAGAGGATGGAAGAGATGGCGCTCTGCACGTTCGTTCGGGTCTGTTTGCTCTTGATGTTCGCGCACTGCCCGAACTCGTCCCGTAGCTGGGCGGTCACGTCATAGATCTGCTTGTCCGGGGGGATATAGAGGGAGATGAGCTCGGTGCCGCTCCCTTGCTTCGCTTCGAGGCGTTCGAGCATCTTCTTGAACTCGTATCGCAGCCTCGCCGAGTCCATCTCCACTATATTTTCGGCGTTTTCGGTCATCTCTCATTCACCAGTCATCAAAGTTAGTACTTGTTTCTCTTCAGATTCGTATAAATTACATGCACACGGCGATCACGCGGGCCGGAAGGCCTGCTTCATCGCAGGCACCGGCAGAGGATCGCGATCGTCTTCGCGTCGCTGATCCGCCCGTCCCGGCACATGGCGACGGCCTTTGCGAGGGGCATCCTGACCACCTCGATCACCTCGTCGTCGTCCGGGTCGAACTCCCGCGACGGCGTGAGGCCCCGCGCCTCGAAGAGGTAGGCCCGTTCATCGGTGAAACCCGGCGAGGTGTAGATGAAGCCACGCGGGATGAACTCCCCGGCGGCGATCCGGCACTCCTCGACGAGTTCGCGCCTCGCCGTCTCGATAGGTTCCTCGCCGTCTTCGAGGGTCCCGGCCGCCGCCTCATAGATGTACTCCCCGATGGCGAAGCGGTACTGCCGCACAAGGTAGCAGTCCTCCCCCTCGATCGGGAGCATCACCGCGGCGTTGCCGGGTTTGACGACGACTCTTTCCTTCTCCTTCCCGTTCGGGAGGGTATACCTGTTCAGCTCGACCGAGAGCCTCTTTCCTTTGTAGATCTCGGTCATGGCCGCACCTCGTACGGGATCGGGTCCTCGATGCCGAGGGCGCGGAAGGCTT
This portion of the Methanofollis sp. genome encodes:
- the prf1 gene encoding peptide chain release factor aRF-1, with translation MTENAENIVEMDSARLRYEFKKMLERLEAKQGSGTELISLYIPPDKQIYDVTAQLRDEFGQCANIKSKQTRTNVQSAISSILSRLKYFKRPPEKGMAVFCGTVSTVGDRTDLQCEIVHPPEPINLYMYRCSSNFELEPLKQMLEEKQVYGLLVIDRREAYWGFLRGNRIEPIGGSTSMVPGKQRKGGQSSVRFQRLRLIAINEFYKKVGDHASDTFLAEKDYFNRFQGLLIGGPSPTKEEFNEGGFLHHEVQKRVLGLFDVAYTNESGLAELVDNAQDALKGVEVVKEKEVMNRFLKELVKDDGVAAYGEESVRKNLEDGAVAVLILSDRLRESRLKIRCGNCGYCEEKTVKTEPGKTTKDIDLGNCPKCSSPLQIEEEVDIIEEMTTLADQSSAKVEIISDDFEEGSMLYSAFGGIAAILRYRTGY
- a CDS encoding NUDIX hydrolase; the encoded protein is MTEIYKGKRLSVELNRYTLPNGKEKERVVVKPGNAAVMLPIEGEDCYLVRQYRFAIGEYIYEAAAGTLEDGEEPIETARRELVEECRIAAGEFIPRGFIYTSPGFTDERAYLFEARGLTPSREFDPDDDEVIEVVRMPLAKAVAMCRDGRISDAKTIAILCRCLR